The nucleotide window TTTCAGCTtcagagctgggggaggctATTCACTGACACAATTTGCTGAAAACTGATTTGTTTGGCCTTTTCTGGGCCATTGAATGAACTTGCTTTTCTACATCAGACCATTCTTAGTATGGAATGTTTTCACCTTTGATTCTAGGATGCTTGCTTCTAGTGAACTCTCAAAACCAGACCATTTTTACTACCAGTATGTGGAGTTCATGTTTGATTTCAATGATAGTTCTACCTACAGGAAAACATCTGCAGTATAATAAAAGACTTTTCATGAGTACTGTCATGGCCATGTATTTGAGTTGTGCTATTCTTACTTGCCAAATAGCATGGGTGATCTTGCAAACAGAAATTACCTGgcaacacacacaaaaatcttttccagGACAACCTGCACATTCCCAAAGGTCAGAGAAATCTTACTAAGCAGTTGTGATTGCAGGTCCTGTTTTCCCTATATTGACACTATAACACTGTGCTCAACTGTATAGAGAGGGAGGGGTGTAAGCTCTTGGCAAGAATGTGTCTCTGGAAAGACAGGTCATGCATCTTGCTGCTAGCCAGCCCTTCCTTACCAACACCAATGTGCCACAGCCAGTTCAAAGAAGGGTAAATGGGACAAAACATTTATAGATACATGGAGCTTCTTGGAGAATCCCACTGCAAGAGTCAAGTGAAGTGCACAGCTGCAAACCCATTAGCATCACTGGGGCTTTACACCCCAACAATGTCAAATAACCACACTAGCTGCAGGCATCATGATGAAAAACAACAGTAAGGAGTGATAAAAGATAAgtagattattttattttgtttaaactgCTACTTCTTGTATATCTCCAAGAAGGCCTTGATTTCCTCTCTGCACTCTATgtagcagcagctccttcaaCCACATAAACTAAATGGGCCAAATTCTCTCTGAGAATATTTCACAGAGTTTAGATTTTTCTGAAGGAGTAACAGGAGGATGAAATAAACTCACAGACTATATAAACCAGGAATTATATTCCAGTCTTGAGTCACTATATCACTCTACCAACAAACTTCTGTGATGTCTTATATTGGATTTAtctggaagtaaaaaaaaaataaaacctcaaagTTTTTAAAGACCCCTGCCTAAAAGTAAAGTCTCTTCTTATTCCACAGAACAGGAAATTTTACCACTCTTTCACAAAGGACACAAAAACAATAGCTTTATGCCTTACAGTCAGAAAAACACCAGAGAGACATCTCATGACCTGATGAGGACAAGTGCAAGCAATAGGTGGTTTCAGAAGCTCATGGCACAGATTACTTCAGCAGAAACTTAAACATCTCACACACATGGCTTCAGCAATGGAGAGTAACACCAGTGCTTCAGCAGCCAGAATATCAATTTTATGTCACCATGTGACTCAAAAGGGAAACAGAACTCAGTAATGCTTTGAGCAAACTGAGCATGACAGTTCTTATTGAAGCAGATGAAGAAAGGACAAAGCCAGGGCAGAGAGGACACTCAGCACATCTCTGACTGAGAAGACACAAAAAAATAGAAGCTGCTGGTGAGAATGATGACAGAGATCAGAACTACTCTGACATCACCAGGGAGAGCTACTGGAACAGTAATAGAAACATAGGAAAGAAGGAACCACAGAGTTTGAAAATAATCACCTTGAAAATCAACATGAGGCTATAGTGGAAAGCTTACTGCCATTGCAGTAAAGACTTCTCCAGAAGATTAGTAATCCTGAGCAAAGCTTGGCCTGCCAGACAAAATCTTGTTGAGCCAGGAGAATAATCTCCTTTGGATACAGGAGAATAATCTCTTTGGCAACTCTGCATCCAAGACCTCACCAGTTTCTGCACCAAATGCCAGATTTATGTCTCATACCTCACCTTCACTGACATAGCAGATGACCTACATCTACACGTATTTTTCAATGAAACAAAAAACTCTAccaaagcaagcagaaaaacCTTTCCTCAACATGCTTATCCCACTTGTGAGAAAACAACCCAGGACACTCCTGTTACATACTACCACTCCTGGGGAACATTCACAGTGACATTGCAGTCACTGTGTACTAGAGAGAAGAACTAGATTTAAGCAAATGACACAAGTGCTGGTAATGAACTGTCTGTGCTGGTAGGAACTGCAGCATAACTAATGTCTCCTGCTGAAGAATGGTGATTGCAGCATAAGAATATACACAGCACAAGAACTTACACAGAACAGAAACATTCTGTGTCTTGTTATTTATGTAACCACACGATACAGACtgcccatttttttaaatatctgtgtTGTTCCACAGGAGAAACAGCAAACACCCCAGTTTAAATTATGATTCCAAAACCTCCACTGGACTTGCACCTTGCAATTTGCCAGACTGAAATGGCAGGAAGGCAAAACAGCACAGAACTTCCAGATCAGTGACTGAAAAGTTTCCCTTCTCAGCAGTCTTGCAATTTGAGATGCACACAGAACCGAGCACTTTGGAAGCAagtctttaatattttaagagaGAATTCTTTATTCAAGAAACGTGCAATAACTCTTTCTGAACTATAtgcaaaaataaaccccaaaattctaatggagatacagaagaaaaaaagaaaaaaaaaaaagcagcacagcgGTGTTCCAAAATACATAATTCACAAGTTTAAAATTCAAGCACTCCCATCAGATGCCTGGAGCTCTCTTAAAATATCAAGAATCAAAGTTCTCCGGTAAGTGTATGGGGTATACTTTATTCTGAACCAGTGCCTTGGGAAAAGGTTACCACTCGGGGCATACATTTTCATCCCTTGTTTGCCCATCAGGCCACGAAAAATCCTGTTGCGGGACAAGATTTTATCATAAAATTCAAGGCCACCGCTGGCATAGTCCTTGGAAAGCCTGGCTGCCTTGGAGTCGGCCCTGCAGTCCAGGTGATAGGTGATGGCATCAGAAGAAACATAGTAGCAGAGCAGTCCTCCCATGGCAGTGACAAGGTTACAGAGGCCCCGGAGGATCACAGGGCCACTGGAtaaccccagcagcagctttagAGCACTCCCACAGACAAACGTCCCAGCCAAGCAAGTCGGAGCCACAACTGCACTTGCTAAAGGGCTGCCATTCTGCAAGTACACAACTTCTCTGGCAATGGCAAACTTCTGAGCTTTAAGGGAAAATGTGAGAGCTTCCTTCAAAGCCACACCTTCACTGCTCTCCCAGTCTACTTCCTTGCCATTTATTACAACAACATGGTTGACTATTCCTTTTTTATCCTCAGCTGTGCTATCAAAGTTAGGCGGGATACCCACCAAACAGCCTTCAGGCAGCCAGGGAATTCCAGCGCTCACAGGGTGGAAGCTAGAAGCTGCAAAGGCTCTGTAGGAGCCAGGGGACTTCACACCAGTATCTTGAAGGACATCCTGAAATACACCACAGAGCTTCTCTGAAAGCTCAGCTGGCTGCCCCTCTGACCAGCACTCGTGCAGCAGTTTGAATGTCTGCTCAGGAAACACGTGGTAGGAAAGGTTAGTGCCAAGCAGTCCCATGCAAGAAACGGCCAACACAGTGATCTTGTGCTTCTTTAACCACACAGATGCCTTCCACAGGAACCGCACTGCCATAGTCAAATCCTAACCTGTTTGTAACACAAAACCAGGAATTAAAGTGTGCATAGATAGGTTTGTCATCTCTCTAGCACTAAAAAAATGCCAAGCAACTAAAGCAAAAAACATGAGAAGAAGCAGAGCACAATAAccaaagaaacaattttttacattaacaaaacacaaaacatctTTACAGGAAGAGATACACAATAATTTTTGGGTCTTGCAATACATGATGATTGATACGAAGAATTaacttctccttttcctccagtAAATCAATTTACCACAATGAAGACATACTAAAGCAACCAcacttcctcctcccccagcaaTCAATACACACCCTGTATTTACCCAGCATACTTGTCTAGTCCTCACTAGCACAATCCCACTCTTGCCTTCCACTATATAGTCCACAGGTATTGAGGTCAGAAAGAGCCAATAATAAGATCAGTCTGTGCCAACCTCCTCTACAGTACAGCTTCAAAAATTTTAATCAGTAACCTGAATACTAAATTCAACAAGCTGAGTTTGACTATCAAAACAGCatcacattttaatttgaaaaatttcagGAGACAGAACTTTCCTTTAGGAGTTTGTTCTGATGGATAGTCAAGCTCATAtcaagaaaaaaccccaaacaacaacaaccaaaaaaaccaaacaaaccaaaacccaacaagaAACAGTATGTGggttttttacatgttttttttttttcttttctttcagttttaagcTTCCAGGCAGTGGTTCTAGCTTACTCAGCAAAACGGTATGTTCAGAAAGCAGCAtgctttcagcagcttcttttaaaaaattgactctgaaataatttctctgagaAATACTACGTTCAATCTAGAGCAGAAACTGGAAGATAAATTGTTTCAGGGCCTATGACTATGTTATGTCTctttaaataagcaaataaacTTAAAAACTTTCAAACCTGCCAACTCATTCAGTTCAAGAGTCATGCTTCCCTTGGGAAGCATCAGTTCTTTTTATGGTCCAAGCCATATTACATGCTCTGCCCAGGAAAGCTccaatttcttctttaaaaaaattctattggGTACAAAATTCCCGCCTAGAACGATGCTACTGTGAAGGTATAAAAGTAAATAAGGCACCTAAATCCAGCAGAAATCAGCGAAAACTGGACACCACTCTTTCCATTTGCAGTGTCTCTTCTCTCAGGGCTTTCACGTAGGAACTTCATAGAATCTTGCTGCAGCTGTTAAAGACATGAGTGTTTCCAGCTGTCCTCACAGGAAGCCGAGGTGGCAGAAGGGAACTGTGCTTTGATACAACAACCACAGTCTTAGCGTGGAGTACCATCAAAGGAGGGTCTCAGCcatgctgctgggctctgtatggcagcagctgaagcagggACATATGCTCTCCTTCCACATGCACTGAACAAGAACTACCCCCCTACAGAGGAGTAGAGTGGACAACTGGGGTCTGTAACATCATCAAACAGCACTACAGGACGTGCCAGGATACACCAGTCATGATCAACAGCAAATGAGTGTTAACCACAGGGAAacaaaaagagattaaattaaaGATGGTGTTTTAATAATATGTCATTACTACTCCTTCCAATGAAGATCTTTCAAACTGTAAACTCACTGGAGAATAATCTTGTTTAATATTTATGCTGCACTGAACACACACTGAGTGCTTAATAAAAACAACGATGTATGTAATCATACAGTAATTTAATATGTATTTCTTAGTATAATAACTAGCGGTATTCTTATATTCTGCAAAAGACAGAGGTGGGGAGACAAtcttatttaagaaaaacatgCTAAAGAGCCAAGATCTTGGATGAAACcaaatttcaggagaaaatggtAATACCTAATATCAAATGACCATATTGAAGCTTATGACCTCTCAGCAAATCTGGTATCTAGATCTGATTGAAAAGGTGATGTCATTTACAGTGCAGGGGGAAGAGCACTTCCAAGGGGATGATTGTAGGGAGCCTATCACTTGATCCTCAtgagaaacagaggcagggACTTTACAGGTTTCTCCTGTCAGAGAATGCCCTCCCACTGGAGATGGCTAACAGTTTTAAGATTAGAAATGCTTCAAGGAAAAAAGTCCCTCTTCAGCTTACATCCACACCTGTGTGGGGAAGGACAGACCATGCTGAAAACTCCATTCTCCTTTCCTGCATTTCCTAATGAAAACTCCTTCCTTGCGTGATCAAATGCGATTGTGCACATCGAATGCCAAAGTAAGCAGGAAATGCCACGTTTGTTTTCTCATAATAGTCAAtactcaggaaaataaaaggaaaactgctCACAATACATTTCAGCATTTATGTTTTCAAACCTTCCTCAGGGGTCAGTGCagatgctcagctcctgcagataTCCCACTGCAACCCGAACCGTGCATggcatctttatttttattcctgaaCTTTGTGCAATTTATGTATGAGGAAAGCAACCGGAAACTGCAAGGCAATTTATGTAGCCCATATCCTGCAAATTTAATCATTTAGTAACCATGAAGGCGCCACCACGCTTACACGGCGGCCTCCCCCACATGCTGAATTACTTTCTACCTCTGTGGTGTCACAGGCACTTAATTCTCACTGAACTCAGAGATCTGTATCAGCTAAAGTTCAGATGGGGGATATCTGGCCAGGTCTGGCCATAACACTTGTGTGTTACTGaatttattgctttaaaatCGCATGTAGTCGAGGGGAAAGCCCAGCTTAAAGCACGATCAATCAGGAAACGGGGAGCGGGCCGGACCCGCCTCCAGGGCTCCGACTGTCAcgaaaattaaaaacacagaagatGAGGGTGACACAAatccacagccccagggccctgctgcgGAAACCGCCCAGCCCGCCTCCCCGCACCGCGGCCGCCCAGCACCTACCGCGGGTCCTGGGCCGAGGCGGGGCTGAGGGCGGAAGGGGCGGGCGGGGGAGCCATGGCGGGCGGGGCTCGGCTCCCCTCAGAGCGGCCGGGTGTGGGTGCAGTgacacagcctggggctggcctTGGGCGAACGCAGGGAGGGGAAGATCCGGCCCGCTGAAAGTAGCCTCGGGCGAACGCACCGAGCGGAAGATCCGGCCCGCTGAACCTGGCCTCGGGCGAACGCATCGGGGGGAAGATCCGACCCGCTGCCCCTGCAGGCGAGGAGCAAGAGACACCCACCCCTACCCCTCCAAGGGCAGCCGCAGCATGAGGCGGGGAGTGCCGCTGTCTGCCCGCGTCTTGACTTAATGCTGTGCTCTAACTCCCAACGTTCTTTCTGCAAAATACTTTACATCTGTATTATGAATACAGCTCTCtccactgcagggcaggaataCTTGCCGCTAAGGCAGCaagtggcagagctggcatCCGTCATGTAGGATTTATCTGTCATTCCTAATGGTAAAATAACATACGcagggattttttaaaacttgctttACAGTTATTGTTTGCTCAAAGCAGATGGCCTGTGTAGTTTCTCAATAAGTCCGTGTGGATTTAATCCTGGGCACTCCGCAGGCCCTGAAAGACGTGAAATAAGAGGTGGGTGGCGGAGCAGCGCCCTTTGGAAGCGCTGCCATCCgagggcagagctctgggaagtcCAGCCTTGCCCCGGGATGTGCCGTCCTTGCAAAGCCACAATACAGAATAGCTTTTGGCCAGGTTGGCGTTTTATTTGTGTAGGGGAGAGTAAAAAGGTGGGTCTGTCTCATTTATAGGAAGTTTGCACTCGTGCTGGATGATTGTTTTAAAGTGTTCCTTCACACCAGGCAGTCTTAGGTAATAATTTTTCACTATCCAAATGGAAATTATGCTGAGTGAGAGGCAacagaatagaaataaaagcaagctGTTCTTACTTTCTACTTATCATTAAATTGGACACATCTTGCTTTCtttgcagcagcccctgcttgAAGCATTTCTTACCAGTAAATGTTTAGTTCCCTGACATTTTAGCATGACACTTGAGTTCACATGAAAGGATTAAGATCCTAAACTGACTATTTAGGAGTTCTCATTCACATTCATAGGGATTTTTAGGACTTTCATGGAAGTATCCTAATGAAGAAATTTATCCTATGTTTTTCCCACTAAGTGATCTGATTTTTAGAAATGCTAGTACTAAACAAGCCTGGCTAGGTATAGCCTGTTGTGAACAGAAGCTGGTAATGGCAACCTCGGTTTTAACCTCCAATAAACAGGTTGCTAAGAAAACACATTCCTTCATGACAGGGTACAGTTCTATCCTTAGGTTATGGTTTTATGCAATATGGGAAGGCAGATGAATTTGCTGCCACCAAAAGGGAGGTATCAGAAAAAAGATCCCACCTTTTCACCTGTCCCCCTTTGAGCCACTTTTCGCCAGCTCTGGCACCCATCAGACCCTCTTACGCCCCACGTTTATCTCACTATTAGCAGAAAACAGTAACAGACAGAAAGGCATTCTTTTCTGCTAGGTTATCAAGCAGAATGGGGGCATTGAAAACTCTGAGAAGTGCCAAGGCTCTAACATggcagacaggaaaaaaaatcgccaaaaaacccccaaacctgacaacccccccccaaaaaaaaacccacaaaaaacctccacaaattaaaaaaatgcttcatcTCCCTCTCTATATCAGCAGAGAGCTGTTACAGTCTTTGTTCTGCAGCCTCAGCATGGAGCTTCATCATCTGCCAAAACTTACAAATTTTAAGTTGGCATTGGTATTCAAACTTCATGCAGATGCACAAAAAACATGTATATAGGTGATGATGGACAACAGACTCACACTAACACACAGAGACTATCAGGCTTTTAAAGTCCTTCATCACACTGAGACTTACTTGTCCTGCTGATGAATACAGAGAAAAGGTTAGGTGGGTTTGTGAAATCTGACTTTGAGAGGTGCTTCTGCACCGGGTGGAGATCTAGAAAACAAAGATTTCTTACACTAAACCTCAAAAATCTGGAATTTCATTCTTACTATGGTTTCTCTTAAGAGATTTATAATTAATACATCTGGGAAAAACAGACCCCCCAGCTTTACTAATCAACACACTGGCACAGTTCTGGTTTCAAGAAGCTGCTGTTACACCAAGGAAGGTGAAACAAGACTGAAGTGGACCCTGATTTTAATGCACATACACATCGTTGTAGTCACGGATCCAGGGATATGGACCACTTCTAAATTAGCCTGCTAGGTGGTGCTGTAGGACACGCTCTGCCTTTACTACTTCAGGAATACGATCCAGTTCTCTTGCGTATTTTACCTTAAGACAGAGGTACCTACCATCATCTGCCTCTCTAACTTGCTATCTGTATGTATGGAGTCTTGTTGCTACATTAGGAAAAAGGTTGACATTTAAATACGGAACTGAAAACCATTCATTTTGCTTAATGATTTATGTGGTCTTGCAGCCTATTTTGCTCATGTGATTTCCAAAGTTAATGTggtcagaaaagaaatgttaatgTGGTCAGTGTGTCCACCAGCCTAAGATGTAGACATGTCTTCCCTCAACATCATCTTCCTTTATGGAGTCTGTTTAACTGATTTATCTCCCCTTTTATGCAAGTTTTTCTGTAATCCATCTTCTAGATATGAGCTTTAATAGAGGGTAGTAACCttataattttggaaaaaatttaTGCAACATTGCATGTCCCAGGCGTCAGATGAAAGAGATGTTGCAGGAGAGAGAATTTAAAGTCTGCAGGACACAGATAATCTGCCAATCACCTTTGGACACAATCATGAAAACCAGGGAACTGGAGTGTGAGCATTAGGGAGTTTCGCAGGACATGAGGACAGAGAAGTCTGACGAAGAACAGAGGAAATTTTAGAGGGCAAAAAGATCCTGGAGTGAGATGTGTTGGCTGATCTGGGGGAGGTCTTACTGTGAAGGAAGGGTATGACTTGTGAGCCTTCTTTTAAGTGCAACTCCCTGGCCCACTATTCAATATTGCTGAGTGTGGTGCTTCAGTCATGAACACGCAGAAGCAGTGCAATGCTCTGAAGCAAAACATATGCCTAGAAAGTACCTGTACTGTGGTTACTTACAATGCCCTGTGCTGGAACTACTTCCAACTCAGCagaaaatacattgaaaattGCTGTGTTAAGTAACCTTTAATGTTCTTGACAGGTGCCAAAAGGTTGAGCCTGCTCATACTTGAGCAGTCATCTTACTGCACTGAAGGGGAAGAAGAGCTTGTGGCAAGATGGGCTTTCCAGCTGTCATTCTCAGCAAGTTGCCCATCTCCAAATTGCAGCAAATAGCACAGTGACAGTGGGATTGAAGTGTACATAGCATTGAGCAAAAGCATGAAGGTGCAGCTCTTCAGATCTCAGCAGTTTCTGTTGCTGGAAAAGGGAAGTAGCAGCCGATATTGATAATATATCCTTGCATGTCCCATTCCCACTGTGCCTCATAGTTCCATGTGTTCCACCCATGGAACATTCACACTCACCAGCTGATGGGGAACACAACTGCAAATTTTGCCTATGTGCCAGGATTTTGCTTTTGGCTCAGAaaccacattttcctttctatcAAGTTTACAGAGAAGGTTTGGCTGAAATGGCATTCTTATGCTGATAATCAAAGCCTTGTATAAGAAGTAGTAGGAAAAAATGTTCCCATCTCCTTGTTAGACCTCCTCTGTTGAAAAAGATGCACTAGTGACAACTATTTTTCTTATACCTGGGGTATATGCATGTTATTAAAGAGTTTCCTCTCAAGATGGGTGATGTAGACAAGCATATGCTATGATAAACATTCAGAAACACAACCATGGGAAGAGTGAATTCTATTTCTAGTCTCAAATCAAACcttcaaatatatatatatatatatatatatatatatatttaaaaaggattaaaaagtTGACTCATTTTGTTGGTGGTGTTGGCAGGTATATAGATCACAGTAAAGCAGAGAGTCTTTAAAGAACTGGGGagatattttcttccctaatgtATCACAGCTTGGAACTGATCAGGGATGAAAAACTTGTGGTTTGGAAGCCATAAAGAGGCTGCAAGTCATTTGGATGGCTTCACAGCTCTGGGACTGActtttctttccagagtctTTGAAGTATTGATCTGCTGATCCAGACCTGCATAAACCTCAGACAGGCTCTCTGTGGCAGCAGACACGGAAAAGGGAAAATAGGCACGTTTTTATCTCTTTGCTACTGCATTTTCAGATCTGGGGGCTAATTGTACAAGCTCCCTCACCTCTATCTGGATGTACCAGAAGCTGATAAAGAGTGAGCACCCTGTGAAGTAAAATA belongs to Serinus canaria isolate serCan28SL12 chromosome 7, serCan2020, whole genome shotgun sequence and includes:
- the TMEM177 gene encoding transmembrane protein 177 translates to MAVRFLWKASVWLKKHKITVLAVSCMGLLGTNLSYHVFPEQTFKLLHECWSEGQPAELSEKLCGVFQDVLQDTGVKSPGSYRAFAASSFHPVSAGIPWLPEGCLVGIPPNFDSTAEDKKGIVNHVVVINGKEVDWESSEGVALKEALTFSLKAQKFAIAREVVYLQNGSPLASAVVAPTCLAGTFVCGSALKLLLGLSSGPVILRGLCNLVTAMGGLLCYYVSSDAITYHLDCRADSKAARLSKDYASGGLEFYDKILSRNRIFRGLMGKQGMKMYAPSGNLFPRHWFRIKYTPYTYRRTLILDILRELQASDGSA